One Vicinamibacterales bacterium DNA segment encodes these proteins:
- a CDS encoding NAD-dependent protein deacylase has product MQLEVEDVRRRLAAARRITVVTGAGVSAASGVPTFRGAGGLWRNHQPQQLATPEAFARDPLLVWEWYAWRREVIAACAPNAAHRVIAQWSARPGFTLVTQNVDGLHERAGTQHVIRYHGSIWIMQCAAGCGRPDWEDLRVPLAPMPPHCPECGGLARPGVVWFGEAIPPAALRAADAATACELFLSIGTSSVVYPAAALAAQARARGAFVIEVNPETTGIGADLAFPLPAEAVLPLFGG; this is encoded by the coding sequence ATGCAGCTCGAGGTCGAGGACGTGCGCCGCCGTCTCGCCGCGGCGCGGCGCATCACCGTCGTCACCGGCGCGGGCGTGTCGGCGGCGAGCGGCGTACCGACGTTTCGCGGCGCGGGCGGACTGTGGCGCAACCACCAGCCGCAGCAGCTCGCGACGCCCGAAGCGTTCGCGCGCGATCCGCTGCTGGTCTGGGAATGGTACGCCTGGCGACGCGAGGTCATCGCGGCGTGCGCACCGAATGCGGCACACCGGGTGATCGCGCAATGGAGCGCGCGTCCCGGATTCACCCTCGTCACTCAGAACGTCGACGGCCTGCACGAGCGCGCCGGCACGCAGCACGTGATCCGCTATCACGGCTCGATCTGGATCATGCAATGCGCGGCCGGCTGCGGCCGGCCGGACTGGGAGGACCTGCGGGTTCCGCTCGCGCCGATGCCGCCGCACTGCCCGGAGTGCGGCGGGCTGGCTCGTCCGGGCGTTGTCTGGTTCGGCGAGGCGATCCCGCCGGCTGCGCTCCGCGCGGCTGATGCCGCGACGGCGTGCGAATTGTTTCTGTCCATCGGCACCTCGAGCGTGGTGTATCCCGCGGCGGCCCTGGCGGCGCAGGCACGCGCCCGGGGAGCGTTCGTCATCGAAGTCAACCCGGAAACCACCGGTATCGGAGCGGATCTTGCCTTTCCCCTGCCGGCGGAGGCGGTTCTGCCGCTTTTTGGCGGCTGA
- a CDS encoding HIRAN domain-containing protein, producing the protein MTPLTHVPVAAGPAYAEAIQRLPSKFTATLRAEPENRFNHAAVAVTVSGDKIGYLPPDISRHYFAALKDAPGVECPGRRTPLSAHENTGTDILLDLTGVPCAG; encoded by the coding sequence GTGACGCCTCTGACGCACGTGCCCGTCGCGGCCGGACCCGCTTACGCCGAAGCGATCCAGCGGCTGCCGTCGAAGTTCACGGCGACCCTTCGCGCCGAGCCGGAAAACCGCTTCAACCACGCGGCGGTGGCCGTGACCGTCTCGGGCGACAAGATCGGCTACCTGCCGCCGGATATCTCGCGTCACTACTTTGCGGCGCTCAAGGATGCACCGGGAGTCGAGTGCCCCGGCCGCCGCACGCCGCTCTCCGCGCACGAGAACACCGGAACCGACATCCTGCTCGACCTGACCGGAGTGCCGTGCGCCGGATGA
- a CDS encoding M28 family peptidase: MTRSLLLVLAIAPALAAQAPGSAIPPGAERAYGALEQRVDGELAMDLVRFMDRYWRISGNPGFNASVDRIRDEAARAGLAVRVEEFAARSRGWDYEIGTVAFADTGEVLLSRERDRVSLCINSFSTPDGGVDAPIVDVGAATPADFAGKDVKGAVILGRAPVQQLWQQGVKSRGALGVISTAIASYIRPDDPAQFTFPDQWDVFQWGSVPYDADAKAFGFKAGVRVAERIRARLKTGPVRVKVNVQSSFYDGPSRMVVAEIPGTIAPAERIVMVAHIQEPGANDDASGCGTLLAMAVALQKAIAAKRLPPPGRTLTFIWGDENRASRAWLAAQPERARGVQYMFSLDMTGEDTAKTGGTFLIEKQADPAAVWARPSDPHTAWGAGEVKASELKGSLLNDVHLAICRRRARDTGWTVKTNPYEGGSDHTEFKNAGIPSLLDWHFTDRFYHTNFDRPDKTSPAEMVNVGVSVATSAWFLASATEQDALAAVRLIGEAASARLALERSQAATSEILEAWRKWYGEALDSVRRLKPGEPSSAVDAAVAAARTRLDADQARAPR; the protein is encoded by the coding sequence ATGACGCGTTCGCTGCTGCTCGTCCTGGCGATCGCGCCGGCGCTCGCCGCGCAGGCGCCGGGCTCCGCCATCCCGCCCGGAGCCGAGCGCGCCTACGGTGCGCTCGAGCAGCGCGTCGACGGAGAGCTGGCGATGGATCTCGTCCGCTTCATGGATCGCTACTGGCGCATCTCCGGCAATCCGGGTTTCAACGCCTCGGTCGATCGCATACGCGACGAGGCCGCCCGTGCCGGTCTGGCGGTGCGGGTCGAGGAGTTCGCCGCGCGCAGCCGCGGCTGGGACTATGAGATCGGGACGGTGGCGTTCGCCGACACCGGCGAAGTCCTGCTGTCGCGCGAGCGCGACCGCGTGTCGCTCTGCATCAATTCCTTCTCGACGCCCGACGGCGGCGTCGACGCCCCGATCGTCGACGTCGGCGCCGCGACCCCCGCCGATTTCGCCGGAAAGGACGTCAAGGGGGCGGTGATCCTCGGGCGCGCCCCGGTGCAGCAGCTCTGGCAGCAGGGCGTCAAGAGCCGCGGCGCGCTCGGCGTCATCTCCACGGCGATCGCCTCCTACATCCGCCCGGACGATCCGGCGCAGTTCACGTTTCCCGATCAATGGGACGTCTTCCAGTGGGGCAGCGTGCCCTACGACGCTGACGCGAAGGCCTTCGGCTTCAAGGCCGGCGTGCGCGTGGCGGAGCGGATCCGGGCGCGGTTGAAGACCGGCCCGGTGCGCGTCAAGGTGAACGTGCAGTCGTCGTTCTACGACGGTCCGAGCCGGATGGTCGTCGCCGAGATTCCGGGGACGATCGCGCCAGCCGAGCGGATCGTCATGGTGGCGCACATCCAGGAGCCCGGCGCCAACGACGACGCGAGCGGGTGCGGGACGCTGCTGGCGATGGCGGTCGCGCTGCAGAAAGCCATCGCGGCGAAGCGACTGCCTCCGCCCGGCCGCACCCTGACGTTCATCTGGGGCGACGAGAACCGCGCCAGCCGCGCCTGGCTCGCGGCGCAACCGGAGCGCGCCAGAGGGGTGCAGTACATGTTCTCGCTCGACATGACCGGCGAGGACACCGCGAAGACGGGCGGCACGTTCCTGATCGAGAAGCAGGCGGATCCCGCCGCCGTCTGGGCGCGCCCGTCGGATCCGCACACGGCGTGGGGCGCGGGCGAGGTGAAAGCGTCGGAGCTGAAGGGCAGCCTGCTCAACGACGTGCATCTTGCGATCTGCCGCCGCCGCGCCAGGGATACCGGCTGGACGGTGAAGACGAACCCCTACGAAGGCGGCAGCGATCACACCGAGTTCAAGAACGCCGGCATTCCGTCGCTCCTCGACTGGCACTTCACCGACCGCTTCTATCACACCAATTTCGATCGTCCGGACAAGACCAGTCCGGCCGAGATGGTGAACGTGGGCGTCTCGGTCGCGACGAGTGCCTGGTTTCTCGCGTCAGCGACGGAACAGGACGCGCTCGCGGCGGTTCGCCTGATCGGCGAGGCCGCGTCGGCGCGGCTCGCGCTCGAGCGGTCGCAGGCGGCGACGTCCGAGATCCTCGAGGCCTGGCGCAAGTGGTATGGCGAAGCGCTCGACAGCGTGCGCCGGCTGAAGCCCGGCGAACCCTCATCGGCCGTCGACGCCGCCGTCGCGGCCGCCCGGACGAGGCTGGATGCAGATCAGGCCCGAGCACCCCGCTGA
- a CDS encoding serine hydrolase gives MQIRPEHPADAPAVRPVNLAALRELRPVRLIALLLILCLEAACASRAPRSYWPGFGRLENVLNWTPQQQLRGYRNIDRIFPTRPVARSTQPFPLTESRGGLSSLGYAIDGRSFDVDAFMRHNHVVGLLVVKDGAIVLERYAGGNSRHTRWYAFSVAKSVVSMLVGAAVRDGFIRSLDAPASDYLALLRGTAYEGVTLRQMMRMTSGVEWNEDYADSRSDIARTGGSALDRLRYLIARPRVAPPGTRFNYNTEETNLVGAVLRSAIGNNLSAYLEEKIWRPFGMEDDANWLLLSEGGAEHGGCCLSATLRDYGRIGLFALRNGRTAGGEPILPDGWMAETTAPSPANRSYGHLWWARPGGAYAAIGIYGQAIYVDPARSLVVVTHSAWPRATGQEFSSHREALFAAIATATDRMR, from the coding sequence ATGCAGATCAGGCCCGAGCACCCCGCTGACGCCCCGGCGGTACGGCCGGTGAACCTCGCCGCGCTGCGCGAGCTTCGTCCGGTCCGTCTGATCGCGCTCCTGCTCATTCTCTGCCTCGAGGCCGCGTGCGCGTCGCGCGCCCCGCGTTCGTACTGGCCGGGGTTCGGCCGCCTCGAGAACGTGCTGAACTGGACGCCGCAGCAGCAGCTGCGCGGCTACCGCAACATCGACCGGATCTTTCCGACGCGTCCGGTCGCGCGAAGCACGCAGCCGTTTCCGCTGACGGAAAGCCGCGGCGGCCTGTCGTCGCTTGGCTACGCCATCGACGGCCGCAGCTTCGACGTGGACGCCTTCATGCGCCACAACCACGTCGTCGGGCTCCTCGTCGTCAAGGACGGGGCGATCGTGCTCGAGCGGTATGCCGGGGGCAATTCCCGTCACACGCGCTGGTACGCGTTCTCCGTCGCCAAGTCGGTGGTGTCGATGCTCGTCGGCGCGGCGGTTCGTGACGGGTTCATCCGATCGCTCGACGCGCCGGCGAGCGATTATCTGGCCCTGTTGAGAGGAACGGCGTACGAAGGGGTCACGCTGCGGCAGATGATGCGGATGACGTCGGGCGTGGAGTGGAACGAGGACTACGCGGACAGCAGATCCGACATCGCCCGGACCGGCGGCTCGGCGCTCGATCGTCTGCGCTACCTGATCGCCAGGCCGCGCGTCGCGCCGCCGGGAACCCGGTTCAATTACAACACCGAGGAAACCAATCTCGTCGGCGCGGTGCTGCGCTCTGCGATCGGCAACAATCTGTCGGCGTATCTCGAGGAGAAGATCTGGCGCCCGTTCGGGATGGAGGATGACGCCAACTGGCTGCTGCTGTCTGAAGGGGGAGCGGAGCACGGCGGGTGTTGTCTGAGCGCGACGCTGCGCGACTACGGACGGATCGGGTTGTTCGCGCTCCGCAACGGCCGCACCGCCGGCGGCGAGCCGATTCTGCCGGACGGGTGGATGGCCGAGACGACCGCACCATCGCCGGCGAACCGCAGTTACGGGCACCTGTGGTGGGCGCGTCCGGGCGGCGCCTACGCGGCAATCGGGATTTACGGCCAGGCGATCTACGTCGATCCGGCGCGCTCGCTCGTCGTCGTGACGCACAGCGCCTGGCCGCGCGCGACGGGCCAGGAGTTCTCGTCGCATCGCGAGGCGCTGTTCGCCGCCATCGCGACGGCGACGGACCGGATGCGCTGA
- a CDS encoding LLM class flavin-dependent oxidoreductase, which produces MTSAFAFGLDTFGDITADEHGTPNTHARVLREVIEEAVLADDLGLDAFGVGEHHRPDFSISAPEVVLAAIAARTRRLLLGSAVTVLSTDDPIRVYERFSTLDALSSGRAEVILGRGSFTESYPLFGFDLARYEELFEDRVSLFAELLKGGPVTWRGTTRAAVQGATVYPPIERGPLKTWIGVGGSPESVVRAARYGLPLTLAIIGGSPIRFRPFVDLYLKSLEKLGQPELPIAVHSPGHVAATDERAREELWPHYAAMMTRIGAERGWPPASRAQFDREAGPDGALCVGSPDTVAEKITRTVRALGLARFNLKYSNGMLPHAAMMKSIELIGTRVAPRLREALAPA; this is translated from the coding sequence ATGACCAGCGCATTTGCCTTCGGCCTCGACACCTTCGGCGACATCACGGCGGACGAACACGGCACACCGAACACTCACGCCCGCGTGCTGCGCGAGGTGATCGAGGAAGCAGTGCTCGCGGACGATCTCGGGCTCGACGCGTTCGGCGTCGGCGAGCACCACCGCCCCGACTTCTCGATCTCGGCGCCGGAGGTGGTGCTGGCGGCGATCGCGGCGCGGACCAGGCGCCTGCTGCTCGGCTCGGCGGTCACCGTGCTCAGCACGGACGATCCGATCCGCGTCTACGAACGCTTCTCCACCCTCGACGCGTTGTCGAGCGGACGGGCCGAGGTGATCCTCGGGCGCGGCTCGTTCACCGAGTCGTATCCGCTCTTCGGCTTCGATCTCGCGCGCTACGAGGAGCTGTTCGAGGACCGCGTGTCGCTGTTCGCCGAACTGCTCAAAGGCGGGCCGGTGACCTGGCGCGGGACGACGCGGGCGGCGGTGCAGGGGGCGACGGTGTATCCGCCGATCGAGCGCGGACCGCTGAAGACCTGGATTGGCGTCGGCGGCAGCCCCGAGTCGGTCGTGCGCGCCGCGCGCTACGGACTTCCGCTGACGCTGGCGATCATCGGCGGCAGCCCGATCCGCTTTCGACCGTTCGTGGACCTGTATCTCAAGTCGCTCGAGAAGCTCGGTCAGCCCGAGCTGCCGATCGCCGTCCACTCGCCCGGGCACGTCGCCGCCACCGACGAGCGGGCCCGCGAAGAGCTCTGGCCGCACTACGCGGCAATGATGACCCGCATCGGCGCCGAGCGCGGCTGGCCGCCGGCGTCGCGCGCGCAGTTCGACCGCGAGGCCGGGCCCGACGGCGCGCTGTGCGTCGGCTCTCCCGATACCGTGGCGGAGAAGATCACCCGCACCGTGCGGGCGCTGGGGCTGGCGCGATTCAACCTGAAATACAGCAACGGCATGCTGCCGCACGCCGCCATGATGAAGAGCATCGAGTTGATCGGCACCCGGGTCGCGCCGCGGCTGCGCGAAGCGCTGGCGCCAGCCTGA
- a CDS encoding acetylxylan esterase: MRSRHSSWLSLVGLLLLASGLFQAQPNELLVGGDYARMLDAHLTAAANRLLDERAEAIARLRTRDDIEARQATIRTRLTALIGGLPAAKTPLNARTTSRFVREGYRVENVIYESLPGFRVTANLYLPTRGMAPYPAIIGTAGHSTNGKASAVYQSAWIGFATRGYVVLAFDPPGQGERLEYYDPDTGRSRAGIGVPEHIMAGTQAMLTGATLARYMAIDGIRAFDYLLTRPEVDPARIAVAGNSGGGTQAAYLAVLDPRLAAAVVSCYITGWRELWPSEGPQDAEQVFPGFLREGFDFGDFLLAFAPKPILMTTAVRDFFPIDGARKTYREAATLFDRLGAADRAGYFEYDDTHGWSKPRREAAYRWLDKHFLKRDSAGDEGPVEPEPDSVLYATPTGQLSTSSGSETVQSLNLAVARRLEQSRPAATREQIARALELPVPQRAPAFTDKGRIRRSGYEIEKLEIESRAGVRVPALKFVPDGVSGPAPAILVVSSLGKTRESQAGQDVLEFVRAGRIVLAVDPRGIGEAAPPPRTTGYDATYQLAARTWLTGQPLAAMQVEDVLLAFRLLQADPRVDAARISIVGKESAGALALLAAALEPAIQQVAIERSITSFMDIVRAKIHQNVTHLVVPGALKTFDLPDAFRAIAPRRVWVVSPVQPNGAPAVLRDVRQRMARIDRGGHVTVLERMPGSPAAKFYAKWLAE, encoded by the coding sequence CCTCACCGCAGCGGCGAATCGTCTCCTCGACGAGCGCGCGGAGGCGATCGCCCGGCTGCGCACGCGCGACGACATCGAGGCGCGGCAGGCGACGATCCGCACGCGGCTGACGGCCCTCATCGGCGGACTGCCGGCCGCGAAGACGCCGCTCAACGCGCGCACGACCTCGCGCTTCGTGCGTGAGGGCTATCGCGTCGAGAACGTCATCTACGAGAGCCTTCCAGGGTTTCGCGTCACCGCCAATCTCTATCTGCCCACGCGCGGCATGGCGCCCTACCCCGCGATCATCGGGACCGCCGGCCACAGCACCAACGGCAAGGCGTCGGCGGTCTACCAGTCCGCATGGATCGGCTTCGCGACCCGCGGCTACGTGGTCCTCGCGTTCGACCCGCCCGGCCAGGGGGAACGGCTCGAGTACTACGATCCCGACACCGGGCGTTCGCGGGCGGGCATCGGCGTGCCCGAGCACATCATGGCCGGCACTCAGGCGATGCTCACCGGCGCCACCCTGGCGCGTTACATGGCGATCGACGGGATCCGCGCGTTCGATTACCTGCTGACCCGACCTGAGGTCGATCCGGCGCGGATCGCGGTCGCCGGCAATTCGGGAGGCGGCACACAGGCGGCCTACCTCGCCGTGCTCGACCCTCGCCTGGCCGCCGCGGTGGTCTCCTGCTACATCACCGGCTGGCGCGAGCTGTGGCCGTCGGAGGGTCCGCAGGACGCCGAGCAGGTGTTCCCCGGCTTCCTGCGGGAGGGCTTCGACTTCGGCGACTTTCTTCTCGCCTTCGCGCCGAAACCGATCCTGATGACGACGGCGGTTCGCGACTTCTTTCCCATCGACGGCGCACGGAAGACCTATCGCGAGGCCGCGACGCTCTTCGACAGGCTCGGCGCGGCGGATCGCGCGGGCTATTTCGAGTACGACGACACGCACGGCTGGTCGAAGCCGCGCCGCGAAGCGGCGTACCGGTGGCTCGACAAGCACTTCCTCAAACGCGACAGCGCGGGTGACGAGGGCCCAGTGGAACCCGAACCGGACAGCGTGCTGTACGCGACGCCGACCGGACAGCTGTCGACCTCGTCCGGCTCGGAGACCGTGCAATCGCTGAACCTGGCGGTCGCACGCCGTCTCGAGCAGTCGAGGCCGGCGGCGACTCGCGAACAGATCGCGCGCGCTCTGGAACTGCCGGTACCGCAGCGCGCACCAGCCTTCACCGACAAGGGACGCATTCGGCGCAGCGGCTACGAAATCGAGAAGCTGGAAATCGAATCGCGCGCCGGCGTCCGCGTGCCGGCGCTGAAGTTCGTGCCGGACGGGGTGAGCGGACCAGCTCCCGCGATCCTCGTCGTCAGTTCCCTGGGGAAGACACGCGAGTCGCAGGCAGGGCAGGACGTGCTGGAGTTCGTGCGCGCCGGACGGATTGTCCTGGCGGTCGATCCGCGCGGCATCGGCGAGGCCGCGCCGCCGCCGCGGACGACCGGATACGACGCCACGTACCAGCTCGCCGCACGCACGTGGCTGACCGGACAACCGCTCGCCGCGATGCAGGTGGAAGACGTGCTGCTGGCGTTCCGGCTGCTGCAGGCGGATCCGCGGGTGGATGCAGCCCGCATCTCGATCGTCGGCAAGGAAAGCGCGGGCGCGCTGGCGCTGCTGGCCGCGGCGCTCGAGCCCGCCATCCAGCAGGTGGCGATCGAACGCTCCATCACGTCCTTCATGGACATCGTCCGCGCGAAGATCCACCAGAACGTGACGCACCTGGTGGTGCCGGGCGCCTTGAAGACGTTCGACCTTCCCGACGCGTTCCGCGCGATCGCGCCGCGGCGGGTGTGGGTCGTCTCGCCGGTGCAGCCGAACGGCGCCCCCGCCGTACTCCGGGACGTCCGCCAGCGCATGGCGCGCATCGACCGCGGCGGGCACGTTACCGTCCTCGAGCGGATGCCGGGCTCCCCGGCTGCGAAGTTCTACGCGAAGTGGCTCGCTGAGTAG